A single window of Mycolicibacterium madagascariense DNA harbors:
- the mfd gene encoding transcription-repair coupling factor — protein MTTSGHPHVQTPMAGLVRLALSDPGLAELTRRAADGVAEMALVGPAPARLFVAAALADAGPLLVVTATGREADDLTAELRAVLGDAVAMFPSWETLPHERLSPGVETVGARMMVLRRLNNPDDARFGGPLRVVVTTARSLLQPMAPDLADIEPVILTVGEETDFDGLLTRLVELAYTRVDMVGKRGEFAVRGGILDVFAPTAEHPVRIEFWGDEVSEMRMFAVADQRSLPDAAVQTLIAVPCRELLLTEEVRRRAAALSVDQPHDVDRVTGTVGDMLAKLGEGIPVDGMEALLPVLRPTELSLLTDHLPAAAPVLICDPEKVRTRAADLIKTGQEFLEASWSVAAMGADAPIDVGQLGGSGFRELADVRAGAEAGGHPWWTLSQLGNPDALELDVKAAPSARGQQNGLDEMFAMLRAHVLTGGLAAVVTPGTGTANRVVEQLGESDTAAAILAPGDVPKPGVVGVLKGPLHDGVILPGANLVVITETDLTGNRATAPEGKRLAAKRRNVVDPLALTAGDLVVHDQHGIGRFVEMVERTIGGARREYLVLEYASAKRGGGSDKLFVPMDSLDQLSRYVGGTEPTLSKLGGSDWTNTKTKARKAVREIAGELVTLYAKRQAAPGYAYGPDTPWQAEMEDAFGFTETMDQLTAITEVKADMEKPVPMDRVICGDVGYGKTEIAVRAAFKAVQAGKQVAVLVPTTLLADQHLQTFTSRMAGFPVTVKGLSRFTDNAESRKVLAGMKDGSVDIVIGTHRLLQTGVTWKDLGLVVVDEEQRFGVEHKEHIKSMRTHVDVLTMSATPIPRTLEMSLAGIREMSTILTPPEERFPVLTYVGPHDDKQVAAALRRELLRDGQAFYIHNRVRSIDAAAAKVRQLVPEARVVVAHGQMPEEALERTVEGFWNREYDILVCTTIVETGLDISNANTLIVERADTFGLSQLHQLRGRVGRSRERGYAYFLYPPEVPLTETAYDRLATIAQNNELGAGMAVAMKDLEIRGAGNVLGAEQSGHVAGVGFDLYVRLVGEAVEAYRAVVDGNPVAAVEEPKEVRIDLPVDAHLPPDYIGSDRLRLEGYRRLAAAQDDAAIAGVVEELIDRYGPLPEAAELLVAVARLRLLCKKYGVTEVGAPSASTIRITPLTLLDSQQMRLKRMYPSATYRATTSTITVPIPRAGDGVGAPRVRDAELLRVVAGLLLALDGRAQNEVDVVGGGVAR, from the coding sequence ATGACCACCTCGGGGCACCCCCATGTCCAGACCCCGATGGCGGGCCTGGTCCGTCTCGCGCTGTCCGATCCCGGTCTGGCCGAGCTGACCCGGCGGGCAGCCGACGGCGTCGCCGAGATGGCGCTCGTCGGGCCTGCGCCCGCCCGCCTGTTCGTCGCCGCCGCGCTCGCCGACGCGGGCCCGCTGCTCGTCGTCACCGCGACCGGTCGGGAGGCCGACGACCTGACCGCCGAACTGCGCGCGGTGCTCGGCGACGCGGTCGCGATGTTCCCGTCGTGGGAGACGCTGCCGCACGAACGCCTGTCGCCGGGGGTCGAGACCGTCGGTGCGCGGATGATGGTGCTGCGGCGGTTGAACAACCCCGACGACGCGCGGTTCGGCGGGCCGCTGCGGGTGGTCGTGACGACGGCGCGGTCGCTGCTGCAGCCGATGGCGCCGGATCTCGCCGACATCGAGCCGGTCATCCTGACCGTCGGCGAGGAGACCGACTTCGACGGCCTCCTGACGCGCCTGGTCGAGCTGGCCTACACGCGGGTCGACATGGTGGGCAAGCGCGGTGAGTTCGCGGTCCGCGGCGGCATCCTCGACGTGTTCGCGCCGACGGCCGAGCATCCCGTGCGCATCGAGTTCTGGGGTGACGAGGTCAGCGAGATGCGGATGTTCGCCGTCGCCGATCAGCGCTCGCTGCCCGACGCCGCGGTGCAGACCCTGATCGCCGTGCCGTGCCGCGAGCTGCTGCTCACCGAGGAGGTCCGTCGGCGGGCGGCGGCGCTGTCGGTCGACCAACCCCACGACGTCGACCGCGTCACCGGGACGGTCGGGGACATGCTGGCCAAGCTCGGCGAGGGCATCCCGGTCGACGGCATGGAGGCGCTGCTGCCCGTGCTGCGCCCGACCGAGCTGTCGCTGCTGACCGATCACCTGCCCGCGGCGGCCCCGGTGTTGATCTGCGACCCCGAGAAGGTGCGCACCCGCGCGGCCGACCTGATCAAGACGGGCCAGGAGTTCCTCGAGGCGTCGTGGTCGGTGGCGGCGATGGGTGCCGACGCCCCCATCGACGTCGGACAGCTGGGCGGGTCGGGCTTCCGCGAGCTCGCCGACGTGCGCGCCGGTGCCGAGGCCGGCGGCCACCCGTGGTGGACGCTGAGTCAGCTGGGCAACCCCGATGCCCTCGAACTCGACGTCAAGGCGGCGCCGTCGGCGCGCGGGCAGCAGAACGGTCTGGACGAGATGTTCGCGATGCTGCGGGCCCACGTGCTGACCGGCGGGCTGGCCGCGGTCGTCACCCCCGGCACGGGCACCGCCAACCGGGTCGTCGAGCAGCTCGGCGAATCCGACACGGCCGCAGCCATTCTCGCGCCCGGGGACGTGCCCAAGCCCGGCGTCGTCGGCGTGCTGAAGGGCCCGCTGCACGACGGCGTGATCCTGCCCGGCGCCAACCTCGTCGTCATCACCGAGACCGATCTGACCGGCAACCGGGCCACCGCGCCGGAGGGCAAGCGCCTGGCGGCCAAGCGCCGCAACGTCGTCGACCCGCTGGCGCTGACCGCAGGCGACCTCGTCGTGCACGATCAGCACGGCATCGGCCGCTTCGTCGAGATGGTGGAGCGCACCATCGGGGGCGCGCGCCGCGAGTACCTGGTGCTGGAGTACGCCTCGGCCAAGCGGGGCGGCGGGTCGGACAAGCTGTTCGTGCCGATGGACTCACTCGACCAGCTGTCGCGCTACGTCGGCGGCACCGAACCGACGCTGAGCAAGCTCGGCGGCAGCGACTGGACCAACACGAAGACCAAGGCGCGCAAGGCCGTTCGCGAGATCGCCGGCGAACTGGTCACGCTGTACGCCAAGCGCCAGGCCGCGCCCGGCTACGCCTACGGGCCCGACACCCCGTGGCAGGCCGAGATGGAGGATGCGTTCGGGTTCACCGAGACCATGGATCAGCTGACCGCCATCACCGAGGTCAAGGCCGACATGGAGAAGCCCGTCCCGATGGACCGCGTCATCTGCGGTGACGTCGGTTACGGCAAGACGGAGATCGCGGTGCGGGCGGCGTTCAAGGCCGTGCAGGCCGGCAAGCAGGTCGCGGTGCTGGTGCCGACGACGCTGCTGGCCGACCAGCACCTGCAGACGTTCACGTCCCGGATGGCGGGTTTTCCGGTGACGGTGAAGGGGCTCTCGCGGTTCACCGACAACGCCGAGTCGCGAAAGGTGTTGGCGGGCATGAAGGATGGCTCGGTCGACATCGTCATCGGCACGCACCGGCTGCTGCAGACCGGCGTCACGTGGAAGGACCTCGGTCTGGTCGTGGTCGACGAGGAACAGCGCTTCGGCGTCGAGCACAAGGAGCACATCAAGTCGATGCGCACCCACGTCGACGTGCTGACGATGAGCGCCACGCCGATCCCGCGCACGCTCGAGATGAGTCTCGCGGGCATCCGGGAGATGTCGACGATCCTCACCCCGCCCGAGGAGCGCTTCCCGGTGCTGACCTACGTCGGTCCCCATGACGACAAGCAGGTGGCCGCCGCGCTGCGCCGCGAACTGCTGCGCGACGGGCAGGCGTTCTACATCCACAACCGGGTGCGCTCGATCGACGCGGCCGCGGCGAAGGTGCGCCAGCTGGTGCCCGAGGCCCGGGTCGTGGTGGCGCACGGGCAGATGCCCGAGGAGGCGCTCGAGCGCACGGTCGAGGGGTTCTGGAACCGGGAGTACGACATCCTGGTCTGCACGACGATCGTCGAGACGGGCCTGGACATCTCGAATGCCAACACCCTCATCGTCGAACGGGCCGACACGTTCGGGTTGTCCCAGCTGCACCAGCTGCGCGGCCGCGTCGGACGTAGCCGCGAGCGGGGTTACGCGTACTTCCTGTACCCGCCCGAGGTGCCGCTGACCGAGACGGCCTACGACCGGCTTGCGACCATCGCCCAGAACAACGAGTTGGGGGCGGGTATGGCGGTCGCGATGAAGGACCTCGAGATCCGCGGTGCGGGAAACGTTCTCGGCGCCGAGCAGTCCGGTCACGTCGCCGGCGTCGGCTTCGACCTGTACGTCCGGCTGGTGGGCGAGGCGGTCGAGGCCTACCGTGCCGTGGTCGACGGGAATCCCGTTGCCGCCGTTGAGGAACCGAAGGAGGTCCGCATCGATCTGCCCGTCGACGCGCATCTGCCGCCGGACTACATCGGCAGCGATCGGCTGCGGCTGGAGGGCTACCGCAGGCTCGCGGCCGCGCAGGACGACGCCGCGATCGCCGGCGTCGTCGAAGAGCTCATCGACCGGTACGGTCCGCTGCCGGAGGCCGCCGAACTCCTCGTCGCGGTGGCCCGGTTGCGGCTGCTGTGCAAGAAGTACGGCGTGACCGAGGTCGGGGCGCCCTCGGCGTCGACGATCCGCATCACGCCGCTGACCCTGCTGGATTCCCAGCAGATGCGGCTCAAGCGGATGTACCCGTCGGCGACGTACCGCGCGACGACGTCGACGATCACGGTGCCCATCCCGCGCGCCGGTGACGGCGTGGGGGCGCCGCGCGTCCGGGACGCCGAATTGTTGCGCGTGGTCGCCGGATTGCTGCTGGCGCTGGACGGTCGGGCGCAGAACGAGGTCGACGTCGTCGGCGGAGGTGTCGCGCGATGA
- a CDS encoding TetR/AcrR family transcriptional regulator has translation MTGSERRQQLIEIAKSLFAERGYDATSIEEIAQRANVSKPVVYEHFGGKEGLYAVVVDREMSALLDGITSSLTNNRSRVRVERVALALLTYVEERTDGFRILIRDSPASIASGTYSSLLNDAVSQVSSILAGDFARRGLDPQLAPLYAQALVGSVSMTAQWWLDTREPKKEVVAAHLVNLMWNGLTHLEADPELHDQQ, from the coding sequence ATGACCGGTAGCGAACGCCGCCAGCAGCTGATCGAGATCGCCAAGTCGCTGTTCGCCGAGCGCGGATACGACGCGACGTCGATCGAGGAGATCGCGCAGCGGGCCAACGTGTCCAAGCCCGTCGTCTACGAGCACTTCGGCGGCAAGGAGGGCCTCTACGCAGTGGTCGTCGACCGCGAGATGTCGGCGCTGCTGGACGGCATCACCTCGTCGCTGACCAACAACAGGTCGCGGGTGCGGGTCGAGAGGGTGGCGCTCGCGCTGCTGACCTACGTCGAGGAACGCACCGACGGTTTCCGCATCCTCATCAGAGACTCCCCGGCCAGCATCGCGTCGGGCACGTACTCGAGCCTGCTGAACGACGCCGTGAGCCAGGTCTCCTCGATCCTGGCCGGTGACTTCGCCCGCCGCGGTCTCGATCCTCAACTGGCGCCGCTCTACGCCCAGGCCCTGGTCGGATCGGTCTCGATGACGGCGCAGTGGTGGCTCGACACCCGGGAACCGAAGAAGGAAGTCGTCGCCGCGCACCTGGTGAACCTGATGTGGAACGGGTTGACGCATCTGGAGGCCGACCCGGAGCTGCACGACCAACAGTGA
- the glmU gene encoding bifunctional UDP-N-acetylglucosamine diphosphorylase/glucosamine-1-phosphate N-acetyltransferase GlmU — protein MTTRGDTAVIVLAAGAGTRMQSDVPKVLHTLAGRSMLAHALHAVAKVSPQHLVVVVGTERERVAAAVASLADDLGRPIDVAVQDRQLGTGHAVGCGLAALPEDFTGTVVVTAGDVPLLDAETLAGLVDAHAAQSAAATLLTTTLPDPTGYGRIMRTQDGEVTSIVEQADASPSQLAIHEVNAAVYAFDAAALRSALTKLSADNAQGELYLTDAIEIFRRDGLRVLGRHVDDSALVAGVNDRVQLADLHRELNRRLVARLQRSGVSIVDPATTWIDVDVTVGRDTVVAPGTQLLGTTRVGARCQIGPDTTLTGVVVGEGATVIRTQGSSSVIGDGAVVGPFAFLRPGTVLGAEGKIGTFVETKNATIGAGTKVPHLTYVGDADIGEHSNIGASSVFVNYDGETKRRTTIGSHVRTGSDTMFVAPVTIGDGAYTGAGTVVREDVPPGALAVSAGPQRNIEGWVTRKRPGSASAVAAGNADHADT, from the coding sequence ATGACGACACGAGGCGACACCGCGGTCATCGTCCTGGCGGCGGGCGCGGGCACGCGGATGCAGTCCGACGTGCCCAAGGTCCTGCACACCCTGGCCGGGCGCAGCATGCTCGCGCACGCCCTGCACGCCGTCGCGAAGGTCTCCCCGCAGCACCTGGTCGTCGTCGTCGGCACCGAACGCGAACGCGTCGCCGCGGCCGTCGCCAGCCTCGCCGACGACCTCGGCCGCCCCATCGACGTCGCCGTACAGGACCGCCAGCTCGGCACCGGGCACGCGGTCGGCTGCGGGCTGGCCGCGCTGCCCGAGGACTTCACCGGCACGGTCGTGGTGACCGCCGGTGACGTCCCGCTGCTGGACGCCGAGACGCTGGCCGGGCTCGTCGACGCCCACGCCGCGCAGTCCGCCGCCGCGACGCTGCTGACCACGACGCTGCCCGACCCCACCGGCTACGGCCGCATCATGCGCACCCAGGACGGCGAGGTCACCAGCATCGTCGAGCAGGCCGACGCGTCGCCGTCGCAGCTGGCGATCCACGAGGTGAACGCCGCCGTCTACGCGTTCGACGCGGCCGCGCTGCGATCGGCGCTGACCAAGCTCAGCGCCGACAACGCCCAGGGCGAGCTGTACCTGACCGACGCCATCGAGATCTTCCGCCGCGACGGCCTGCGCGTGCTGGGCCGCCACGTCGACGACAGCGCACTGGTGGCCGGCGTCAACGATCGCGTACAGCTCGCCGACCTGCACCGCGAGCTCAACCGGCGCCTCGTCGCCCGGCTGCAGCGCAGCGGCGTCAGCATCGTCGACCCGGCCACGACGTGGATCGACGTCGACGTCACGGTCGGCCGCGACACCGTCGTCGCCCCCGGCACCCAGCTGCTGGGCACGACGCGCGTCGGCGCGCGCTGTCAGATCGGCCCCGACACGACGCTGACGGGCGTCGTCGTCGGTGAAGGCGCCACCGTGATCCGCACCCAGGGGTCGTCGTCGGTGATCGGCGACGGCGCCGTCGTCGGCCCGTTCGCGTTCCTGCGGCCGGGCACCGTGCTGGGCGCCGAGGGCAAGATCGGCACCTTCGTCGAGACGAAGAACGCGACCATCGGCGCGGGCACCAAGGTGCCGCACCTGACCTACGTCGGGGATGCCGACATCGGCGAGCACAGCAACATCGGCGCGTCGAGTGTGTTCGTGAACTACGACGGAGAGACCAAGCGCCGCACCACGATTGGCTCGCACGTCCGCACCGGATCGGACACCATGTTCGTCGCCCCCGTCACCATCGGCGACGGCGCCTACACCGGCGCGGGGACCGTCGTGCGCGAGGACGTCCCACCCGGCGCGCTGGCCGTCTCGGCGGGTCCGCAGCGCAACATCGAGGGCTGGGTGACGCGCAAGCGGCCCGGCAGCGCGTCGGCCGTCGCGGCCGGGAACGCCGACCACGCCGACACCTGA
- a CDS encoding ribose-phosphate diphosphokinase → MATDWTDNRKNLMLFSGRAHPELAEQVAKELDVAVTAQTARDFANGEIFVRFDESVRGCDAFVLQSHPAPLNKWLMEQLLMIDALKRGSAKRITAILPFYPYARQDKKHRGREPISARLVADLLKTAGADRIVSVDLHTDQIQGFFDGPVDHMRGQALLCGYIGDNYRDHDLVVVSPDSGRVRVAEKWADSLGGVPLAFIHKTRDPLVPNQVKSNRVVGDVRGKTCILTDDMIDTGGTIAGAVKLLKQDGAADVIIAATHGVLSDPARDRLAESGAREVVVTNTLPIGDDKMFPQLTVLSIAPLLASTIRAVFENGSVTGLFDGDA, encoded by the coding sequence GTGGCCACGGACTGGACCGACAACCGCAAGAACCTGATGCTCTTCTCGGGCCGCGCGCACCCCGAGCTGGCCGAGCAGGTCGCCAAGGAACTCGACGTCGCCGTCACCGCGCAGACCGCGCGTGACTTCGCCAACGGCGAGATCTTCGTCCGCTTCGACGAGTCGGTCCGCGGCTGCGACGCGTTCGTCCTGCAGTCCCATCCGGCACCGCTGAACAAGTGGTTGATGGAGCAGCTGCTGATGATCGACGCGCTCAAGCGCGGCAGCGCCAAGCGCATCACGGCCATCCTGCCGTTCTATCCCTATGCGCGACAGGACAAGAAGCACCGCGGCCGCGAGCCCATCTCGGCCCGGCTCGTCGCCGACCTGCTCAAGACCGCCGGCGCCGATCGCATCGTCTCCGTCGACCTGCACACCGACCAGATCCAGGGCTTCTTCGACGGCCCCGTCGACCACATGCGCGGACAGGCGCTGCTGTGCGGGTACATCGGCGACAACTACCGCGACCACGACCTGGTGGTCGTCTCGCCCGACTCGGGCCGCGTCCGCGTGGCGGAGAAGTGGGCGGACTCCCTCGGCGGCGTTCCACTGGCCTTCATCCACAAGACCCGCGATCCCCTGGTGCCCAACCAGGTCAAGTCCAACCGCGTCGTCGGCGACGTGCGCGGCAAGACGTGCATCCTCACCGACGACATGATCGACACCGGCGGGACCATCGCCGGCGCGGTCAAGCTGCTCAAGCAGGACGGCGCCGCCGACGTCATCATCGCCGCGACGCACGGCGTGCTGTCCGACCCGGCGCGCGACCGGCTGGCCGAGAGCGGCGCGCGCGAGGTCGTCGTCACCAACACGCTGCCGATCGGTGACGACAAGATGTTCCCTCAGCTCACGGTGCTGTCGATCGCACCGCTGCTGGCCAGCACCATCCGCGCGGTCTTCGAGAACGGTTCGGTGACGGGGCTGTTCGACGGGGATGCCTGA
- a CDS encoding LpqN/LpqT family lipoprotein: MTPVRRGAAALAMVLAVAGCHAGAGGSEASSSSSTTPTSSTASLPALTPAPPAPPPAGQPATFRDYLASINVTGQPTPFDKATGLSVTVPVPDGWARTGDPMFSTGIEYVQPTGSAGSLPSVTLMAIRLIGDFDPREAIKHANLDALPPGCTDVTESFDDYDGFPSAAAQGTLANAEHYSRIVLADVPSASARYLVQMTVTTKSDQPIAQSPPLSEIVSGFKVAVS; this comes from the coding sequence GTGACACCGGTTCGCCGCGGCGCCGCTGCACTCGCGATGGTGCTCGCCGTCGCCGGCTGCCACGCCGGTGCCGGCGGTTCCGAGGCCTCGTCCTCGTCGTCCACCACGCCCACGTCGAGCACGGCGTCCCTGCCCGCGCTGACCCCGGCGCCACCCGCGCCGCCACCGGCCGGCCAGCCCGCCACGTTCCGCGACTACCTGGCCTCGATCAACGTCACCGGCCAACCCACGCCCTTCGACAAGGCCACCGGGTTGTCGGTCACCGTGCCCGTGCCCGACGGGTGGGCGCGCACCGGCGATCCGATGTTCTCCACCGGCATCGAATACGTGCAGCCGACGGGCTCCGCCGGCTCGCTGCCGTCGGTCACCCTGATGGCGATCCGGCTGATCGGCGACTTCGACCCCCGGGAGGCGATCAAGCACGCCAACCTCGACGCGCTACCCCCCGGCTGCACCGACGTCACCGAGTCCTTCGACGACTACGACGGGTTCCCGTCCGCCGCCGCGCAGGGCACGCTCGCCAACGCCGAGCACTACAGCCGGATCGTGCTGGCCGACGTGCCGTCGGCGTCCGCCCGCTACCTGGTGCAGATGACGGTGACCACGAAGTCCGACCAGCCGATCGCGCAGTCGCCCCCACTGAGCGAGATCGTCTCGGGATTCAAGGTGGCCGTGTCGTGA
- a CDS encoding LpqN/LpqT family lipoprotein codes for MRPARLRLAGAGLAVAVGLVGCGTSEPDYRSIWTTPTSAAPTSSAAAEKPISLSTYLENAGVNGVPIAPDKLTDLVVSVPQPPGWAPYFSPKLSPGTRTIAKGDTYPTAMLLVFRLDGPFDVKDALKHANGDALLSKDFTQLNASTADFRGFPSSMIEGTYDLNGQRMQSYNRIVFATGTPPRPNVPGLTYLVQLTVTSFADQAKADGPDVEAIIKGFTVTAK; via the coding sequence GTGAGACCGGCCCGACTGCGACTGGCCGGAGCCGGGCTCGCCGTCGCGGTGGGGCTGGTCGGGTGCGGCACCTCGGAACCGGACTACCGGTCGATCTGGACGACGCCGACGTCGGCCGCTCCCACCAGCAGCGCCGCGGCGGAGAAGCCGATCTCGCTGTCGACGTACCTCGAGAATGCCGGCGTCAACGGCGTGCCCATCGCACCGGACAAACTGACCGACCTGGTCGTGTCAGTACCGCAGCCGCCGGGATGGGCGCCCTACTTCAGCCCGAAGCTGTCGCCGGGGACCCGCACCATCGCCAAGGGCGACACCTACCCGACCGCGATGCTGCTGGTCTTCCGGCTCGACGGCCCCTTCGACGTGAAGGACGCCCTCAAGCACGCCAACGGCGACGCCCTGCTGTCGAAGGACTTCACCCAACTCAACGCCTCCACCGCCGACTTCAGGGGTTTCCCGTCGTCGATGATCGAGGGCACCTACGACCTCAACGGCCAGCGCATGCAGAGCTACAACCGCATCGTCTTCGCGACCGGCACTCCCCCGCGGCCCAACGTGCCCGGCCTGACCTACCTCGTCCAGCTCACGGTGACCTCCTTCGCCGACCAAGCCAAGGCCGACGGGCCGGACGTCGAGGCCATCATCAAGGGCTTCACCGTCACCGCGAAGTAG
- a CDS encoding oxidoreductase yields the protein MSDWTASNLPSFEGRTVIVTGANSGLGEVTARELARVGAKVIVAVRNLDKGRAAAAGMTGDVEVRPLDLQNLASVRAFADGVEQVDVLINNAGIMAVPYARTVDGFESQIGTNHLGHFALTNLLLPKIGDRVVTVSSMLHLLGKISLKDLNWTSRPYSAWLAYGQAKLANLLFSKELQRRLDAADSVVTAQSAHPGYSATNLQGHAAGRFSAAMMALGNKVATDADFGARQTLFAASQELPGDSFIGPKFGMAGPTGLTARSPLARNATTATKLWELSEQLTGTEFPL from the coding sequence ATGAGTGACTGGACAGCGTCGAACCTGCCGTCGTTCGAGGGGCGCACGGTCATCGTGACCGGTGCGAACAGTGGACTCGGCGAGGTGACCGCGCGGGAGTTGGCCAGGGTCGGCGCCAAGGTCATCGTGGCGGTGCGCAATCTCGACAAGGGCAGGGCCGCCGCGGCGGGCATGACCGGTGACGTCGAGGTGCGCCCGCTCGACCTGCAGAACCTGGCCTCGGTGCGCGCCTTCGCCGACGGCGTCGAGCAGGTGGACGTGCTGATCAACAACGCGGGCATCATGGCCGTGCCGTACGCGAGGACCGTCGACGGCTTCGAGAGTCAGATCGGCACCAACCACCTCGGCCACTTCGCCCTGACCAACCTGCTGCTGCCCAAGATCGGCGACCGGGTCGTCACGGTGTCCTCGATGCTGCACCTGCTCGGCAAGATCAGCCTCAAGGACCTCAACTGGACGTCGCGGCCCTACTCCGCGTGGCTGGCCTACGGACAGGCCAAGCTGGCGAACCTGTTGTTCAGCAAGGAGTTACAGCGCAGGCTCGACGCCGCGGACTCCGTCGTGACCGCCCAGTCCGCCCACCCCGGCTACTCGGCGACCAACCTGCAGGGCCACGCCGCGGGCAGGTTCAGCGCCGCGATGATGGCTCTGGGCAACAAGGTGGCGACCGACGCCGACTTCGGCGCCAGGCAGACGCTCTTCGCGGCGTCGCAGGAGCTGCCCGGCGACAGCTTCATCGGTCCGAAGTTCGGCATGGCCGGGCCCACCGGGCTGACCGCGCGCAGCCCGCTGGCCCGCAACGCGACGACGGCGACGAAGCTGTGGGAGCTGTCCGAGCAGCTCACCGGCACCGAATTTCCGCTCTGA
- a CDS encoding 50S ribosomal protein L25/general stress protein Ctc, with product MAKTAAHATNNLTAEVRTKTGKGASRQARRDGKVPAVLYGHGSDPQHLTLPAREFAAVLRNFGTNAVLTLDIDGKEALALPKQIEIHPIRRNIQHVDLIIVRRGEKVTVEVNVVVEGDAGPDTLVNQESNTIEIESDAMSIPESLTLSVEGIPAGTQFLASQVPLPDGVTLVSDPELLVVNVIPAPTAADLEAEGAGEAVDEPAAAEESAAEDEGSADSESE from the coding sequence ATGGCCAAGACAGCGGCCCACGCCACGAACAATCTGACCGCCGAGGTCCGGACGAAGACCGGCAAGGGCGCCTCGCGCCAGGCCCGCCGTGACGGCAAGGTGCCCGCGGTGCTCTACGGCCACGGCTCCGATCCGCAGCACCTGACGCTGCCGGCCCGCGAATTCGCCGCCGTGCTGCGCAATTTCGGCACCAACGCCGTCCTCACCCTGGACATCGACGGCAAGGAAGCCCTCGCGTTGCCCAAGCAGATCGAGATCCACCCGATCCGTCGCAACATCCAGCACGTCGACCTCATCATCGTGCGCCGCGGTGAGAAGGTGACCGTCGAGGTCAACGTCGTCGTCGAGGGCGACGCGGGCCCCGACACCCTGGTCAACCAGGAGTCCAACACCATCGAGATCGAGTCCGACGCCATGTCGATCCCCGAGAGCCTGACCCTCTCGGTCGAGGGCATCCCCGCCGGCACGCAGTTCCTCGCCTCGCAGGTGCCGCTGCCCGACGGCGTCACGCTGGTCTCCGACCCCGAACTGCTGGTCGTCAACGTGATCCCGGCGCCGACCGCCGCGGACCTCGAGGCCGAGGGTGCCGGCGAGGCCGTCGACGAGCCCGCCGCCGCCGAGGAGAGCGCGGCCGAGGACGAGGGGTCCGCGGACTCCGAGTCCGAATAG
- the pth gene encoding aminoacyl-tRNA hydrolase, with protein MAEPLLVVGLGNPGPRYETTRHNVGFLVADVLADRLGSDFKVHKKSGALLTTGRLGGRSVVLAKPRVFMNESGRQVGPLAKFHSVAPADVITIHDELDIDFGRIRLKLGGGEGGHNGLRSVASALGTRDFQRVRVGIGRPPGRKDPATFVLENFTAAERPELGLLVEHAADATELLIQVGLEAAQNTVHAWG; from the coding sequence GTGGCCGAGCCGCTTCTGGTGGTCGGCCTTGGCAATCCCGGACCGCGGTATGAGACGACCCGCCACAACGTGGGCTTCCTCGTCGCCGACGTCCTGGCCGACCGTCTCGGCTCGGACTTCAAGGTGCACAAGAAGTCTGGTGCCCTACTGACCACGGGTCGTCTCGGCGGCCGGTCGGTGGTGCTGGCCAAGCCGCGGGTGTTCATGAACGAATCGGGACGCCAGGTCGGCCCGCTGGCCAAGTTCCACTCCGTGGCGCCCGCCGACGTCATCACCATCCACGACGAGCTCGACATCGACTTCGGTCGTATCCGGCTCAAACTGGGCGGCGGCGAAGGCGGTCACAACGGCCTGCGGTCGGTGGCATCGGCGTTGGGCACCAGGGACTTTCAGCGCGTGCGGGTCGGCATCGGCCGCCCGCCCGGCCGCAAGGACCCCGCGACGTTCGTGCTGGAGAACTTCACCGCCGCCGAACGCCCCGAGCTCGGCCTGCTGGTCGAGCACGCCGCCGACGCCACCGAGCTGTTGATTCAGGTGGGTCTGGAGGCCGCGCAGAACACCGTCCACGCCTGGGGCTGA